The Metabacillus sediminilitoris genome window below encodes:
- a CDS encoding ZIP family metal transporter → MGISLSLSVFFALFTGSFLSLLITSWFNVKIDYILSLCAGVLCGVLFLELIPHSFSDYSSVSVVIGILIGLSVMFFIDKLIHKHHSQNVIVDKTSSFYFLILAITLHNVPAGIALGNHAEHNEHLFQLLVFHHIPEGITLMMIYIASSLKIHHLFASFVFLSVSLTSFALLGSILPFSNVQYLGMILGVAISTMGYITIFELFFPSLKKGYRSFHWLSLLSGIFIAAIIFIIG, encoded by the coding sequence GGAATTTCATTAAGTTTATCAGTCTTTTTTGCTTTGTTTACAGGGAGTTTTTTGTCTTTATTAATCACTAGTTGGTTTAATGTGAAAATAGACTATATTTTATCTTTATGTGCAGGAGTATTATGCGGAGTCCTATTTTTAGAACTGATTCCACACAGTTTTTCTGATTATAGTAGTGTTTCTGTGGTGATTGGTATCTTAATAGGACTCTCCGTCATGTTCTTCATTGATAAACTTATTCATAAACATCATTCTCAAAATGTTATCGTAGATAAAACATCGTCTTTTTATTTTCTCATTTTAGCCATCACGCTTCATAATGTTCCAGCAGGTATCGCTTTAGGCAATCATGCTGAACATAATGAACATTTATTTCAATTGCTTGTTTTCCATCACATTCCTGAGGGTATAACATTAATGATGATCTATATAGCATCATCCCTTAAAATACATCATTTGTTTGCTTCCTTTGTATTCTTAAGTGTAAGCTTAACAAGTTTTGCATTATTAGGAAGTATTCTTCCATTCAGTAATGTTCAATATCTAGGAATGATACTTGGTGTTGCAATTAGCACGATGGGTTATATTACTATTTTTGAATTGTTTTTTCCTTCTTTAAAAAAAGGATATCGATCCTTCCATTGGTTAAGTTTGCTTTCTGGCATATTTATTGCGGCAATCATCTTTATTATTGGCTAA
- a CDS encoding ArsR/SmtB family transcription factor, with protein sequence MGGSTNNNHKNIEQLDEETLFIVSQTFKALGDPTRIRILHLLSHEEHSVNDIAEKLSLLQSTVSHQLRFLKNLRLVKYRREGTTLYYSADDDHVMNVLQQTIHHAQHH encoded by the coding sequence GTGGGCGGTTCCACAAATAACAATCATAAAAATATCGAACAGCTTGATGAAGAAACACTTTTTATTGTCTCACAGACATTTAAAGCATTAGGTGACCCGACAAGAATCAGAATTTTACATTTGTTATCACATGAAGAACACTCTGTAAATGATATAGCTGAAAAACTCTCATTGTTACAATCGACAGTTTCTCATCAGCTAAGATTTTTGAAAAATCTTCGGTTGGTTAAATATAGAAGAGAAGGTACTACGCTATATTACTCAGCAGATGATGATCATGTTATGAATGTCTTGCAGCAAACGATTCATCATGCACAGCATCATTAA